In Aedes albopictus strain Foshan chromosome 3, AalbF5, whole genome shotgun sequence, the following are encoded in one genomic region:
- the LOC109621265 gene encoding uncharacterized protein LOC109621265, whose amino-acid sequence MSRVILVGAFVLFLCGFLVSGAPTKKETHSDLHIEKDNHHHEFDLGHRFNVKRINGQNTPRGGWKNNPEIEIIKAILYASVSFDPIVIFTTFPQPPGAGVGAGASAGAFGGAAGPVGPPSSFGGAAGVEPPEQMIDYKVLCSLCGK is encoded by the exons ATGTCTCGTGTGATTCTGGTTGGCGCATTCGTGTTGTTTTTATGTGGTTTTCTGGTGTCTGGAGCTCCAACTAAGAAAGAGACACATTCTGATCTCCACATAGAGAAAGATAACCATCATCATGAATTCGATTTGGG TCATAGGTTCAACGTCAAACGAATCAACGGTCAAAATACTCCCCGAGGAGGTTGGAAAAACAACCCAGAAATAGAGATAATCAAAGCAATACTGTACGCTTCTGTGAGCTTTG ATCCGATTGTCATCTTTACAACGTTTCCACAGCCACCTGGCGCTGGCGTTGGTGCTGGAGCATCTGCCGGTGCATTTGGTGGAGCAGCTGGCCCAGTTGGACCACCTTCCAGTTTTGGCGGTGCTGCTGGTGTAGAACCACCAGAACAAATGATCGATTACAAAGTATTGTGTTCGTTGTGTGGAAAATAA